A part of Halobacillus shinanisalinarum genomic DNA contains:
- a CDS encoding ROK family protein yields MKLLGVFDIGGTSIKYGVVNEVGDILYKDAVPTEAYLGGVEVINKVNKLGDELIGDYEINGIAISSAGQIDSISGTVVFATDNIPNYTGTPVAEIVSNHTGLPVKVENDVNCTALGEYWKGAAVGVDDFLCVTIGTGIGGALFLHGKLYTGSHFSAGELGHINLYPHGKPCTCGNQGCFENYASSSALAEMVTTAFGYEVDLKEFFAAAKQGDALAVEIFDSWIEDMTIGLRSLVHIFNPELIVIGGGVTAQGDFLQRAIQDSLLPKTMPNHRRSLQVKLAEHDNKANLLGAAKHYLMTQ; encoded by the coding sequence ATGAAGCTGCTTGGTGTATTCGATATTGGTGGGACCTCGATCAAGTATGGAGTAGTTAATGAGGTAGGGGATATTTTGTACAAAGACGCTGTTCCAACCGAAGCTTACCTTGGAGGAGTAGAGGTTATAAATAAAGTGAATAAACTAGGTGATGAGCTAATCGGGGACTATGAAATCAATGGGATTGCCATTAGTTCAGCGGGACAGATCGACAGCATAAGCGGAACGGTTGTATTTGCAACGGATAACATTCCTAATTATACAGGAACCCCGGTTGCAGAAATAGTAAGCAACCATACAGGATTGCCGGTGAAGGTGGAAAATGACGTGAACTGTACAGCACTTGGAGAGTATTGGAAAGGGGCGGCTGTTGGTGTAGATGACTTCCTATGTGTCACGATTGGAACAGGCATTGGTGGTGCATTATTCTTACATGGTAAACTGTATACAGGCTCCCATTTTTCAGCAGGGGAACTCGGGCACATCAACCTTTATCCTCATGGCAAACCATGTACGTGCGGCAATCAGGGGTGTTTTGAAAACTATGCTTCAAGTTCAGCGTTGGCAGAAATGGTGACGACAGCGTTTGGATACGAAGTTGATCTGAAAGAATTTTTTGCAGCGGCTAAGCAGGGAGACGCTCTAGCCGTGGAGATTTTCGACAGCTGGATTGAGGATATGACAATAGGGTTGCGCTCGCTTGTTCATATATTTAACCCAGAGTTAATTGTCATTGGCGGCGGGGTTACAGCACAGGGAGACTTTTTGCAACGAGCGATTCAAGACTCCCTTTTGCCGAAGACGATGCCGAACCATCGGCGTTCTTTACAAGTAAAACTAGCTGAGCATGATAACAAAGCGAATTTATTGGGGGCAGCCAAGCATTATTTGATGACCCAATAA
- a CDS encoding MurR/RpiR family transcriptional regulator, with translation MEKGAGGQVEKQQRNGIKPSILMEQNKQIFTKSENKIYTYIQANKQQVIYHSLTELSEASEVAEATVLRFFRKLGFKGFQDFKFLFAQEVSLESDPNSDETFIEKIRNNIVEAVEDSYDIVDTEGLNAAVDAIDASDDVVVFGIGSSGIAGLDMQNRLMRIGKHVSVVTDPHFQLMRASSMNENTVVIAISLTGSTKDIIDTVKIAKEKKATIIALSNYTKSPLTKFADHILLSSAKESPLDSGSLVSKITQLFLIDLICTGLTVKNYGEAEKVKMEITENIASKLY, from the coding sequence ATGGAGAAAGGAGCAGGGGGACAGGTGGAGAAACAGCAGCGAAATGGAATTAAACCTTCTATATTGATGGAGCAAAATAAACAGATTTTCACGAAGTCCGAAAATAAAATCTATACCTACATCCAAGCCAATAAGCAACAGGTGATCTATCATTCATTAACGGAATTATCAGAAGCTAGTGAGGTAGCAGAAGCAACAGTGTTACGTTTTTTCCGTAAGCTCGGATTCAAAGGATTTCAAGACTTCAAGTTCTTATTTGCCCAAGAAGTATCTTTAGAGTCTGATCCTAATAGTGATGAGACATTTATTGAAAAGATTAGAAATAATATCGTTGAAGCTGTCGAGGACTCTTATGACATTGTAGATACCGAAGGATTGAATGCGGCAGTTGATGCCATCGATGCATCGGATGATGTCGTCGTGTTTGGAATTGGTTCCTCAGGCATTGCAGGACTTGACATGCAAAACCGATTAATGCGAATTGGCAAACATGTCAGTGTCGTGACAGACCCTCACTTCCAGCTCATGAGGGCTTCCTCCATGAATGAAAACACAGTAGTCATTGCCATCAGTTTGACCGGAAGTACCAAGGATATTATCGACACTGTGAAAATAGCGAAAGAGAAAAAAGCCACGATCATCGCTTTAAGCAATTACACGAAATCACCACTAACAAAATTTGCAGACCATATTTTACTTTCGTCAGCAAAGGAAAGCCCTTTGGACAGTGGGTCATTGGTATCGAAAATTACGCAGCTATTTTTGATTGATTTAATTTGTACGGGGCTGACGGTGAAAAATTATGGTGAGGCTGAGAAAGTTAAAATGGAGATTACGGAGAATATAGCGAGCAAGTTGTATTAA
- a CDS encoding AEC family transporter, giving the protein METAIVLMVLHQLLMSTLGVYYAAKGGESSNGFKTAISSVRKMPMVYGAILGLVFHLSGISLGGVKEGVDLIADAAIPLIMITLGMQLANIKVASVNYKKLSTALLLSCWQHL; this is encoded by the coding sequence ATGGAAACAGCAATTGTACTCATGGTCTTGCACCAGCTTCTAATGAGCACTTTAGGAGTGTACTATGCTGCAAAAGGTGGCGAAAGTTCAAACGGATTCAAAACAGCTATTAGTTCTGTTAGAAAAATGCCTATGGTTTATGGGGCGATTCTGGGTTTAGTGTTTCATTTGTCAGGCATCTCTCTTGGAGGTGTGAAAGAAGGAGTCGATTTAATAGCTGATGCAGCCATTCCATTAATCATGATCACTTTAGGAATGCAACTTGCGAACATAAAGGTCGCTTCAGTTAACTATAAAAAGCTATCGACAGCATTGTTGTTAAGTTGCTGGCAGCACCTGTGA
- a CDS encoding AEC family transporter, with translation MIAALIVWWMPIDSLTKQIMIIMAATPTAANTTMYAIQFKTEAQSVSSVTLCTTLLSIITIPIVVLVTSFF, from the coding sequence GTGATTGCAGCACTTATTGTTTGGTGGATGCCAATTGATTCTTTAACTAAGCAAATTATGATTATTATGGCCGCGACGCCTACTGCCGCAAACACGACAATGTATGCGATTCAGTTTAAGACAGAAGCTCAATCTGTGAGTTCTGTTACATTATGTACTACATTATTAAGTATAATAACGATCCCAATTGTAGTCCTTGTAACCAGTTTTTTTTGA
- the rraA gene encoding ribonuclease E activity regulator RraA, with amino-acid sequence MSVQTADICDIHREKVQVADSVFKLFGKVKSFSGPIHTVKVYEDNVLVKKALQSIPEGSILVVDGGGSRKCALLGDNLAHIAVTRQLSGIIVYGCIRDSAQINEMDIGVFAIGTNPLKSNKQGKGQENIPVQFAGVNIEPGFHLYADEDGILISENPLM; translated from the coding sequence ATGAGCGTTCAAACTGCAGATATTTGTGATATTCACCGTGAAAAAGTTCAGGTAGCGGATTCAGTGTTTAAATTATTCGGGAAAGTAAAATCCTTTTCTGGACCTATTCATACTGTTAAGGTTTACGAGGATAATGTACTTGTGAAAAAAGCGTTGCAAAGCATACCTGAAGGAAGCATATTAGTTGTTGACGGAGGCGGCTCCCGCAAGTGTGCACTTCTTGGTGACAACTTGGCACACATAGCAGTTACTCGACAACTATCTGGTATTATTGTTTATGGGTGCATAAGGGATAGCGCCCAGATTAACGAAATGGACATAGGGGTTTTTGCAATAGGTACAAACCCATTAAAAAGCAACAAACAAGGAAAAGGCCAAGAAAATATTCCTGTACAATTCGCAGGAGTAAACATAGAACCTGGTTTTCATCTTTATGCAGATGAAGATGGGATATTGATTTCTGAAAATCCATTAATGTGA